The stretch of DNA CGAATGGCTGCCGATGTCACCCTTTCCATGCCTGATAAGTCCAGGCTCTGGAGGTTCAAGATCGCATTCAGCGCTTCGTTTGGGGTAGTTCGAAGGGCTCCACTAATACACAAAGCCGCCATGCGCTGTACTTTGTTAAGGGGAGTTAGGATACATTGTTTGTGTAGAGCGGTCCACCACAGAGCCACTCCATATAGTAGGATTGGCTTGACTACCGCTGTGTATATCCAATTGACTATTTTAGGGGACATACCCCATCTTAGCCCGATTGCTTTTTTACAAGAGTAAAGTGCAATGGTCGCTTTCTTGGTTCTCTCTTGGTTGTTTAAGCCCCATTTAAGAGCTTAAGCTTATATAATACTAACCCCAAGTATCTTGCGTGATCGCTAAAAGAGAGATTACAGTTGTTTAAAGTGGGTGGGTTGAGTTTTGGGATTTTGTATCTATTTGTGAAAAGGACTAGTTCCGTTTTTGAGGGATTTACCCCAAGTCCGTTTTTTGTAGTCCATTCCGATAGTATCTTTAGTTTTGCGGTCATAAGATCGCATAGCGTTTGTGGATACTTACCATTAAAAATGATAGCGACATCGTCTGCGTATGCCACTATCTTACAGCCTCCTCCTTCGAGAATCCGCAGTAGTTTATTTACCGCGATATTCCATAAGAGGGGTGATAGTACACCTCCTTGCGGAGTGCCTCTGTTCACTAGTCTAGTCTGGGTAGAGGTCCCTAGTGTGGCCGTGACCAGTCTGCTTATCAGCAATTTGTGGATCAGCCCCACCAGCGGTGGCTCAACCCCTAGTTCAGTGAGGGATTCTGTTATTGCCGTGGGAAGCACGTTGTTGAAAGCTCCTTCTATGTCAAGGAAGGCGATCAAGGTGTATTCTTGTATACTGAGTGAGTCCTGCTACTGAGCTGTCCTGCTTGCTGAACTTGTGCCGGTGTTATATTGTCCGGTCCCGGCGATTTGTACGGTTTAAAACTATGAATGGACCAGTTTATATTACGGTCTGATAGTAGGAGGTTTAAGTTTATTCCTTCTCCAGTGTGTCTTCCTGGGGGTAGTCCTGTTTGCAGGCTCCCTGGGAAGTGAGCGTCTAGGAGTAGGTTTAGGGATTCTTCACTAGAGTCCGACCATGATCCGTCAGCCTTTTGGAGATAGCCCAACGATACGGCTGTCTTAGAAAGTATTTTTCTGAGCCTTGCGGCATCCGTTGTCTTTTCAATATCCGAGCAGATGTTCTGCCACGCAGTTCTCTTCTCTATTCTgatggcctttttgtatgtggcTAGTTCCTTTTTGTAGCTTTGCCAGCTAATGTCCTCATTTGTAGCTTTCGCTCTGTTGAACAGGCTTCTGCATTTGGCTCTGAGGATTGATAATTGCTGGGTCCACCAAGGAGGTTTTTTCATTCCCCTTGGTTTCCCTAGCGGGCATGCAGCTGTGAATGCCGCGTTGCATGCTTCTGTGAATTTGTTTACTATATTATCTAGCTCCTGAGTGCAAAGAGTGCTTTCTGGTGGCTCCCTGGGGAGGAAGCTCGATAGaatttccttgtattttttccagttTGCCCGCCTGGGGTTGGCAAAGCTGACCGGCGCAGGTGACACTAGAGACAAAGTTGTCTCTATAAACCTGTGATCTGAGAATGAGTGCTCGTTGGAGACAGCCCAGTTTGTGACTGTGCTCACGAGTGAATCTGATGCCAGGGTTAGATCTATGATCGTTTGGCACGTTTTTGTTATAAAAGTAGGGGTATTGACCCTGTTACAAAGAAATAAGTTCGAATTTagaatgaaatcaaataaagacTCACCTCTGTCGTTGTTGATAGGGCAGCCCCACTGGGTATGGTGGGCATTTGCATCGCATCCTATCACCAAACCTTTCTTAAGCTCTTCACATTCTTGTACCAGTCCTCTGACTAGCGCGTCTGGGGGTTCTACCTTTTCAAAAGCCATGTAGGCCGATAGCATCCTTATGGAGCCGTTTTGCAGCTCCAGGCTTATTGCCGTGTTGTCTCCGTTGCTGTAATTGCGAAGCAGAAATGTACTAAGATGCCGTTTGGCTAAAATACAGGTTCGAATTTTACCTTGTTTGGGGTCAAGCATAAGCTTGTAGTCTTTTGTTCCTAGCCCAGCAACCTTGCCTCCTGCTATCCAAGGTTCCTGAACTAAGACCACGTCGGCTTCGCCTTTGGCAAGGCGAAGCAATAGGGCAGCGGACGCTGCTTTACTGTGGTGTAGGTTGATCTGCAGGAGTCTTAGCGACATCCCCAGCTGCAACCTCCACCACAGTAACGTCGGCCTCCGAATCGCTCAGGTCCACTTCTTCGATTGCCGGCCCCAGCGCTCGCATCTCTCTGCTCAGCGATGAGTCGGTTGAGTAGCCGTACTCCGGCATGCCAGGGGCCTCCACTTCCTCCGCAAGTACCTGCTCAGCTGGGTTGCCGGCAGGGCTTCCCTTGGAACTGGAGTCCCCTTTGTAGATCTTTATGTGTATGGCGCTGAAGCCATAATTGAGCACTCCCCGAGCAGCCTCTATGGGAGCGACCGACTCCTTGTTTAGCACCACGATCGCCTGATTTACATCACCTGCATGCTCCTCCACCTTTACGACTTTCCAGTCTTTTGTGGGGAGATGTGGGTTGCACTCTTGCAACATATAGAGGATATCCTCCGGTGATTTGATAGCTGCTGGGAGCCAAATTCTAGCTCGGGGTCTACTGGGGACGTCACACCAATCTAGTGCGACTATGTTCGCCCCATCGTAAACTTCACCTAGCTGCGCTGTCGCCTGCTTGTATAGATCAGCTGATCGCTGATTGTCGCAGGCAACCACCTTTACACTGCCCTGGTACCAGCCCGCGTCCATGCAGCAAGGCGATGAACCGGGCTTCTCGCGCACCATACGCAGGCATATGAGAGACAGCTGGGACTCAACCGCCTTCCATTTGTTTTTGGGGATCCTGTTCTCCGGATTTCCCCTGTCAATGAGTCCCAGAAGGACCCGATCTTTAGTGATCTCGGCAAAGGAGACCGACGGCTGGATCTTCGATCTCTTCGCCGACGGACCAGGCAGCTCTACGGAGCGTTGCCTCTTCACCTGGGCACCTTCCTGTTGGGTGTTTCCTTGCCCATAGTTTGGGAACACCGTCCTGGCCCACTCTACCTTCTTCAGCCATTCGGGCGAAGGCGTGGCGACTTTG from Drosophila takahashii strain IR98-3 E-12201 chromosome 2R, DtakHiC1v2, whole genome shotgun sequence encodes:
- the LOC138912099 gene encoding uncharacterized protein, which codes for MTNVGSVASTSKAQKGPHPKQGVMGDRKTVANASAMRASAPKPVVDAAKSIGSTAGVQKFTHAERRTAAQTLRSHARSKVATPSPEWLKKVEWARTVFPNYGQGNTQQEGAQVKRQRSVELPGPSAKRSKIQPSVSFAEITKDRVLLGLIDRGNPENRIPKNKWKAVESQLSLICLRMVREKPGSSPCCMDAGWYQGSVKVVACDNQRSADLYKQATAQLGEVYDGANIVALDWCDVPSRPRARIWLPAAIKSPEDILYMLQECNPHLPTKDWKVVKVEEHAGDVNQAIVVLNKESVAPIEAARGVLNYGFSAIHIKIYKGDSSSKGSPAGNPAEQRCERWGRQSKKWT